One window from the genome of Salvia splendens isolate huo1 chromosome 9, SspV2, whole genome shotgun sequence encodes:
- the LOC121748987 gene encoding dof zinc finger protein DOF4.6-like produces MDTAQWPQSIGVPKSAAVEISNSSSKPNNGGGPEKKPRPEKEQALNCPRCNSTNTKFCYYNNYSLSQPRYFCKTCRRYWTEGGSLRNVPVGGGSRKNKRSSPPLAKKPDFTLQNPKIQESHDLNLAYNPSNYNAMPEFASLHQTLGNPNSDRHHPNLPLMELLKSGGGGLSSFMSDAAGFPSSSAGFPARDFKGFSVDVIDQSFGNMQENQPSRILFPFEELKPVNSNHDEFEQERVVQGESNVYWNGMLAGGSW; encoded by the exons ATGGATACTGCTCAGTGGCCACAG TCAATTGGAGTTCCCAAATCCGCCGCAGTCGAAATCTCAAACTCCAGCTCAAAACCTAACAATGGCGGTGGACCTGAGAAGAAGCCACGGCCGGAAAAGGAGCAAGCTCTCAACTGCCCGAGGTGCAATTCCACCAACACAAAATTCTGCTACTACAACAACTACAGCCTCTCGCAGCCTCGCTACTTCTGCAAGACTTGCCGGCGCTACTGGACCGAAGGCGGCTCGTTGAGAAACGTCCCCGTCGGCGGCGGCTCACGCAAGAACAAGCGCTCATCTCCGCCCCTCGCGAAGAAGCCCGATTTCACGCTTCAAAACCCTAAGATTCAGGAAAGCCACGACCTCAATTTGGCCTACAATCCCTCCAATTACAATGCCATGCCCGAATTCGCCTCCCTCCATCAAACCCTAGGAAACCCTAATTCCGACCGCCACCACCCTAATCTGCCGCTGATGGAGCTGCTCAAGTCCGGGGGAGGAGGGCTGAGCTCCTTCATGTCCGACGCCGCCGGATTCCCCTCCTCGTCGGCGGGATTTCCTGCGCGGGATTTCAAGGGGTTTTCAGTGGATGTGATTGATCAGTCGTTTGGAAATATGCAGGAGAATCAGCCGTCGAGAATTCTGTTCCCTTTCGAGGAATTGAAGCCGGTAAATTCGAATCACGATGAGTTTGAGCAGGAGAGAGTGGTGCAAGGTGAGAGTAATGTTTACTGGAATGGTATGCTTGCTGGTGGCTCTTGGTGA